In the genome of Deltaproteobacteria bacterium, one region contains:
- a CDS encoding CoA transferase encodes MPMKALEGIRVLDLTRIFAGPYCSMLFADMGAEVIKIEPPEGELIRDNPPLVKEGEGGPHDRSRSGYFLTLNRNKYGITLNLKHPKALDIFKDLVQIGDIVLENYAPGVMKRLGIDYPALREINPRIIMASISGFGQTGPYSERIAFDVLSQAMSGLMSITGYPDNPPTRVGTSLGDVNASVHAAFAIMAALWHREKTGVGQYIDVSMQEAMVSILEGAIVRWTIGRELLTPIGSMNPHEAPMGAFRCKDGYIIIATVGDEHWQRFCRAINRRDWAEDPGYRTKRQRWEKKYILQEEIEKITTQYTVKEVGEMMDRERVANSPILNIQQVVEDPHLNERGYFVEVEHPVIGKAKIPGIPFKLSETPGEVKSPSPLVGEHNEFILGKYLGINSAEIRRLKEEGVI; translated from the coding sequence TCTGGACCTTACGCGAATCTTTGCCGGCCCATATTGTTCAATGCTTTTTGCTGATATGGGAGCTGAAGTCATAAAGATCGAGCCCCCGGAAGGGGAATTGATCCGGGACAATCCCCCTCTGGTAAAAGAGGGGGAAGGAGGGCCCCATGATCGCAGCCGGAGCGGCTATTTTTTGACTCTCAACCGGAATAAATATGGAATCACGTTGAACCTGAAACACCCCAAAGCTCTGGACATTTTCAAGGACCTGGTCCAGATCGGGGATATCGTCCTGGAAAATTATGCCCCAGGAGTGATGAAGCGCTTGGGGATCGATTACCCGGCCCTGCGGGAGATTAACCCCCGGATTATCATGGCCAGCATAAGCGGTTTCGGCCAGACAGGACCGTATTCCGAACGTATCGCTTTCGATGTCCTCTCCCAGGCGATGAGCGGGCTGATGTCCATCACGGGATATCCGGATAACCCTCCCACGCGGGTTGGGACTTCCTTGGGAGACGTGAACGCCTCTGTTCACGCGGCCTTTGCCATTATGGCCGCCCTCTGGCATCGGGAGAAGACGGGGGTGGGGCAGTATATCGATGTTTCCATGCAGGAAGCGATGGTGTCCATTCTGGAGGGGGCGATTGTGCGCTGGACGATCGGACGGGAGCTTTTGACTCCCATTGGTTCCATGAATCCCCACGAGGCTCCCATGGGCGCTTTCCGGTGCAAGGACGGATACATAATCATTGCCACCGTAGGGGACGAACACTGGCAGCGTTTTTGTAGAGCCATTAATAGGCGGGATTGGGCCGAGGACCCTGGGTACCGCACCAAAAGACAGCGTTGGGAGAAGAAGTACATTCTGCAAGAAGAGATCGAGAAAATTACCACCCAGTACACGGTTAAAGAAGTGGGAGAGATGATGGACCGCGAGCGGGTGGCCAATTCGCCGATTTTGAACATCCAACAGGTGGTTGAGGACCCACATCTGAACGAGCGTGGATATTTTGTGGAGGTGGAACACCCGGTCATCGGCAAAGCCAAAATTCCCGGGATACCTTTCAAACTCTCCGAAACACCTGGAGAGGTCAAGAGCCCTTCCCCGTTGGTTGGGGAGCATAATGAATTCATCCTAGGAAAATACCTGGGTATCAACAGTGCTGAGATCCGCCGACTTAAAGAAGAAGGAGTCATCTGA